The Acidobacteriota bacterium genomic sequence TTTAACTTGAAGGCAAAATTAATATATTTGGTTCAATTTTTCAGTTGTGATATAAAAACCTCATGTTGGTTGGAGGGTAATATGTATAGGAAAATATCATGGCTTATTGCCATAGCGATCTTATTAGTCGGGTGTAAAAGCATTGATTATAAAGAAACACCATAGTCAGAATTAAGCCTAGATAGCCAGTTACAGTCTTGGGTGAATAAAGTGAAGTTTGATGATGCTCTTGCTACATGGGGGGAGCCGATATCAACTTTTGAAGGAGACGAAATCTTCGTAGTTACAGGGGGCTTCGAGGTAGTTGGGTCTACTTTGAGTATAGCAAGTCCAGTTGGCGCGGGAGCAATTGTAGCAACTGGCCAGCAGCGGTCCGGCTGGAAAATCTCTGCTACTTTTCATAAAGAGACACGCATCTTAACCAGTATTCGTCATACCACTTGGTGAACAACAACAGCGCCAGTAGCAATCTATATTCTAAAATCGAGTATTCAATCAAAAAAACCTTTTATGCTTTTATATGCAATAAAATCAAAAAGGACATTCGTCATCACCACAATCAGCCTCATCCTGCCCCATCAGTTGCTGACACTGCGCAATCTTTTCAATTGTCTCCGGGGTGATATGTACAATAATCTCCCTTTTATCGACTTCGATATCCATTCTTGTGGGTGCATAGGCGCCGAATAGTCTTATGGCCATATCCGTGTAATAGCGTCGGTTAAAATTATCGGGCTGGTCAGGGTGCTGGGGATTCATAGCTTCAGTTACGCCCCTTTTAAGTTCGCCAATGATGGCCTCGACCGTCAAGCCCTGCCGATGGGCTTCTTCAATGAAATGTCTGTTGCTGGCGAGCTTATCGGTTATCTTCTTGGCTACGATATTTGCAGTTGCCGGAGCATAGCCAGCCTGGATTGCCGCTTGACGCTTGTTCATCCCAGCCATCCTGTTTCTGAGGAAGGCCTTCTGCCTGTCTGTCGTTAACACATCTGAGAGTCGATCCTCGAACTTCGCAGGGAGATTATCGGTGGGCTTTGCGACTTTCTTATATTGATTGGTCATTTATCATCTGCCTTTATTATTAAAATACATCTTAAAACCAATAATATCAAGATCATAACCAAATTATTGGTGATATTTGATTCCTAGTTTTCGGGGATTTCCATCTTCAAAGATATAGCCTGGCAGAGTTTTACTTTGACATACTCTCGAATGCTGTGATAATTTCCAGCTATGTTGAGTGGGGATATTTCGGGGTTTCTGGGTTCGCAATTCCTCAGCTACATAACAGAGAATAAAACGAAATGTCGCTAACTCTGCAAAACCTTAAATCCCATCTCTGGAACTGTGCGGAAATCCTTCGAGGAAGCGCCGTCGACCGCACCGATTGGAAGGCTTATATCCTACCGCTGCTCTTTTTTAAGCGCATCTGCGATGTTTGGGATGAAGAACAGGCCGAGGCCGCCAAGCTTTTTGGAGATGCTGATCCCGTCAACTTTCCCGAGGTCCATCGTTTCAATGTCCCTGAAGGTTGTCACTGGCGTGATGTCCGCGAAACTCCGGCCAATGTCGGGGCCGCTCTTTCGCGCGCAATGAGAGAGATCGAAAGGGCCAATCCCGACACCCTTTATCGTGTGTTCGGCGCCGCTGATTGGGGAAACCGTGAAATGTTGACCGATGAGATTCTCAAGGATCTCATTGAAGGTCTCTCTGAGGTTTCACTCGGCAATTCAGAGGCAAGTTCCGACATACTCGGCAATGCCTACGAATACCTGATTGGCAAATTTGCCGACATCACAAAGCGTAAAAAGGCCGGTGAATTCTACACACCGCGCAGTGTCGTTCGCATGATGATCGATATCCTTGACCCAAAGGAGAGCGAGAGCATCTATGACCCCGCTTGTGGAACCGGAGGCATGTTGTTAGCAGCGATTGAGCACGTCAAGCGTGCGGGTGGCGATCCTCGAACGTTCTTTGGCAAGCTCTATGGCCAGGAGAAAAATCTCACAACTGCATCGATTGCCCGAATGAATCTTGTGCTTCACGGCATCGAAGACTTCCGGATTGTTCGAGAGGATACCCTTCGTAACCCCGCATTTACGGATTCAAGTACAGGGGGCTTGGCCACTTTCGACTGTGTGATTGCCAATCCGCCGTTTTCTCTAAAGGAATGGGGAAGGGAGATCTGGGAGTCCGATCCTTGGGGACGTGCCGCATTTGGTCTTCCGCCCGAGAGTTACGGCGACTATGCCTGGGTTCAACATATGGTGGCATCCATGGCTGAACGAACGGGTCGCATGGCTGTTGTCCTTCCGCAGGGTGCGCTTTTCCGGAAAGGCGCCGAAGGACAAATTCGGCGCAAACTCCTGGAGAGGGATCTTTTCGAGGTCGTTATCGGACTTGCGCCGAACATTTTCTATGGAACCGGGCTGGCTCCGGCCGTGGTAATTCTGCGCGGAGCGAAGCCTCCATCTCGCGAAGGCAAGGTCTTTATTGTCGATGCCTCAGGGCTGATGAGAAAGGGCCGTGCCCAGAATTACTTAGATCCAGAACATGCAAAACAGATTGTCCAATGGATAAAAGAGTTCAGGGATGTCGAGAATCGGGCCAGGGTCGTCGGCCTGGAAGAGATCAAAGCCGAAGACTGGACTCTGAATATCTCACGTTACGTAATGCCTTCCGTCGGCGAGGATATCCCACCGCTGCCGGAAGCGGTGACTGCTTTCAAGAAAGCTCTTGCCGAAGCCCGTGCTGCAGAGGATCGTCTCAGGGATGTACTGACCTCGGGAGGGTGGCTTAAATGAAAGATGCACAGAAACCGGACCACATCAGCTTGAACGCGCTTGTCGAACGACTTAAGGAAGGCCGCTTTGTTATTCCCGACTTCCAACGCGATTTTGAGTGGAGGCCTTGGGATATCAAGGAACTTATGCGATCGATCTTCCTTGACTATTATATCGGCAGCCTCCTGCTCTGGAAGGGAAAAAAAGAAAACTTCGATGCTCTCTCTTGCGAGATTATTTATGGGTTTAAAGATAAAACCGGTCAGCAGGCCTGGAACTGTGGTTTCGGCGAACCTGAACATATTGTTCTGGACGGGCAACAGCGTCTGACTGCGCTTTATTATGCTTTTGTTGCGCCGAACGTGCCACTGCCAAAACGCGCCAATCGTGCCGTTTTCTTCGTAAATGTCGAGAAATTTATAAACGAAGAATACGATGTGGCCTTTCATTACGAGTGGCTTTCTCGCAGGCTTGCCAAAATCCTTGGTAGCCCTGAAGCCCAGTATGCCGAACATCTGTTCCCTCTTTCCATTGTCGGGACGGGCGGTTGGGCTCTCGCAAACTGGGCACAGGGTTATGAGAATTATTGGAAAGAAGCGCGTATGCAAGCCGAGAGAAATGGAGATGTTTCGGCATTGGAAAAGGCGAAACTCAACGAACAAAACGCTAAATCTTTTAGTATTCATCTGAAAGGGATCACGGAACAATACCAGATTTCCTATATCGAGCTGGATAAGGATCTGGCCGTAGATAAGGTTTGCGACATCTTTACCCAGATTAACAGCAAAGGTATCCGCCTGGACGTGTTTGACCTTATGAACGCTCTCCTGAAGCCAAAAGGACTTCAACTGAAGCTTATGTGGAGGAAAGCCGCGCCGCGCCTGGAATTTGTGGACTCAGGAAAGATGAATGTCTATGTCCTTCAGATCATGTCCATCTTATGCCAATCTTACTGTTCACCCAAGTACTTGTATTACCTTCTTCCCGGACAGGAAAAACAAATTCGCGATGATGACGGCAAGATCAGAAAAGAGATCTTGATCTCTGATATTAAGGAGTTCCAGAAGAAGTGGAGTCATGCCGTTAACTCTCTTGAAGACAGTATCAATATGTTAAAACATCCGCATGAATTCGGCGTGAGTTCGTCGCAGTACTTGCCCTACGTGTCCATACTCCCGGTTTTTGCCGCTCTGCAGGCAGCCTGTAAGGATCTTCCTGCAAACCAACAACTGAATGCACAGCGGAAAATTCGGCACTGGTACTGGGCCTCTGTTTTTATCAATCGATATTCCGGGTCCGTCGAATCGACAAGCGCGCGCGACTTCATCGATATTCGGGCATGGATGGACGATGAGGATGCCACACCGGCGTTGCTTCATGAGTTTCATGACCGCTTCCGCAGCTTGGAATTGAAGAAAGAGACAAAAAAGGGAACATCCGTATATAACGGAATATTTAATCTTTTGGTTATTCAAGGAGCTCGGGATTGGATGACTGGTAATGTCCCTCAGTACGGCGACCTGGATGACCACCATATTGTGCCTATTTCTCGGGCGACGGACTTGCTTAAGGGAATTGCTGTTCATACCATACTCAACCGTACGCCTTTAACGGCTGAAACAAACCGAAAAATCATACGCAATCGACTTCCGAATGAATACCTTCCAGATCTAATTGCCGACAACAGTGAGACACAAGTCCGGGCCATTCTTGAGTCGCATTTTATTTCTTCTTTTGCAATGGATATTCTCTTACGTGATCCTTTCGGTCCCGATGACTATGATGCGTTCATCACAGAACGCCAACGAACCATTCTTGAAGCCGTAGAGAATCTATTGATCAAGGAACGTCTCGATCTCTCGCCATCCCTTAGAGAACTCGACCAGAATGTCGAAAAAACCGAGTTAGACTTGCGCAAGTGTATTATCGATACTTTAGGCAATGAGCCAGGGCGTTTGCCACAGCACATCGCCCAAAAAATATATGAAAAAATCCAAAAAGCAGCCAAGAAGAATGCCGCGATTGATTTGGAAAACTACCATGCCCTTAAGGCAAAGCTGGAATTTGCGGATCTTCGGGATCTTCAGGAGATTATCACGTCCCAGGTCACCTGGCATGAGTTCCAATCTCGATTCGCAAACAAGGAAACCCTTAATATCAAGTTCGATCAATTGGCAGAGTTGAGAAACAGTATCCGCCACAGTCGCGCTGTAGATGATGTCAAGCGCAAAGAAGGAGAAGCGGCTATCCTCTGGTTCCGACAGGTATTGAATAAATGACGGGGCAAATCTCACAAAGGGAGCTCGAATCCTATCTTTGGGGCGCTGCAAACTTGTTGCGGGGCCTGATCGATGCCGGCGACTATAAACAATATATCTTTCCACTCCTCTTCTTCAAACGGCTCTCCGATGTTTGGGATGAGGAATATGAGATCGCATTGAAGGAGACAAAGGACGAAAATTATGCTCGGGCCACGGCCAATGATCGCTTTACTATCCCTGACGGCGCGCACTGGTCTGATGTCCGTTCCGCTTCGCGTGATGTGGGTCGTGCGTTGCTCAATGCTTTCCGTGCCATTGAGGCGGCGAACTTACCGAGGCTGACTGGGGTTTTCGGCAATGCCTCATGGACGGACAAGGCACAGATGCCCGACGAGACACTGAAAAATCTGATCGAGCACTTCTCACAGCAGGCATTGAGTTTATCGGCCGTTCCTGAGGACGAGCTTGGCAACGCCTATGAATACCTGATCAAACAATTTGCCGACGACAGCGGTCATACGGCCCAGGAATTTTACACCAATCGAACATTGGTGCACTTGATGACTCAAATGCTCGAACCCAAGATAGGCGAGCGAATTTACGATCCAACAGTCGGTACAGGCGGCATGCTCATCTCCGCGCTGGCAGAGGTGAAGCGCCGGGGCGGCGATGTGCGCACACTCGGTCTTTACGGACAAGAGCTTATCCAAATCACAGCGGCTATCGCCCGCATGAACCTGGTCCTGCATGGTGTGGAAGACTTTGAGATTGCAGCCGGCAACACCCTCAGTAACCCATCCTTCACTGAAAAAGACCGTCTACGCACGTTTGATGTCATTCTCGCCAATCCGCCATACTCGATTAAGAAATGGAACCGCGAGGCGTGGCAGAATGATCCATGGGGGCGTAACTTTCTCGGAACACCTCCTCAGGGACGCGCCGACTACGCCTTCTTCCAGCACATTCTCAAGAGCCTGGATCCGAAGACAGGGCGTTGTGCTATTCTCTTCCCCCACGGAGTGCTCTTCCGTAACGAAGAGGCCGACATGCGGAGTAAGCTGGTGGAGGCTGACCTGCTGGAGTGTGTGCTGGGGCTGGGGCCGAACCTTTTCTACAATTCGCCGATGGAAGCATGCGTGGTTATATGTCGAACTCAAAAGTCGCCGGCCCGCCATGGCAAAGTTCTTTTCATTGACGCGGTGCGGGAAGTGGCCCGCGAGCGGGCGCAAAGTTTTTTAAAGGCAGAGCATCAGGCGCGCATTCTGGCGGCGTACAAGGCATTCGCGGATGAGCCGGGCTTCGCCAAGGTTGCGAGCACGGAGGAGATTCTGGAGAAGGACGGAAACCTCTCCATTCCGCGTTATGTACGGCCAGCCGAGAACATCAATGAGAAAGACGACAGAGACGGACAAGACTTGAAACAGATATGGGAAACCTTCGAAACCAACGGGCGCGAGTTCTGGCTTCAAATGGACGATTTGGTAGAGATGCTGGACGGCGTCGTTGTCGGGGAGACAGACGATGCTTGAGAAGCTCAAGAGAGGGTGGACACGGGTGGCGTTCGGGGATGTTGTGCGGCTTTGCCGTGAACGATCCAGCAGGCCTGTGGAAAACGGATTTGACCGCTATGTGGGGCTTGAGCATCTTTCTCCCGGCGACCTGAAGATTCGACAGTGGGGAAATGCCGCTGACGGGACCACGTTCACGAACGTATTCCGCGCTGGGCACGTCCTATTCGGAAAACGGCGGGCGTATCAGCGGAAATTGGCTGTTGCCGATTTCGACGGCGTCTGTTCCGGTGACATCTATGTTCTGGAATCTGCCGATTCGAAAAGCCTCCTGCCCGAATTGCTGCCGTTCATCTGCCTAACCGACCGCTTTTTTGAGTATGCGATTGGGACGTCGGCTGGGTCTCTTTCGCCGAGGACCAACTGGTCAAGTCTGGCTAAGTTTGAGTTCGCCCTGCCGCCGCTATACGAGCAGCGGCGGATTGCGGAGGTGTTGGGAGCATGCTGCAGTTTGACTGAGAGACTGCACCTATCACTCGAAGCCTTAGAACGACTGGGGCTATCTTTTGGGGCTGATGTCCTATCGCGGAGCAACTGCCCAACATGCCGGATTTCAGACATCGCCCGTTTTCGAAGTGGAGACGGCATTCTTGTTTCACAGTTACCCAAGGCGCGGAGTGGTGAGAATCCTGTGCCCGTCCTCGGCGGTAACGGCATTGCTGGCTATACGACGACCCCGATGGATGCGGTGCCCCATCAAACAATAGTGATTGGTCGAGTTGGTGAGTACTGTGGTGCTGTCCACTTGGTCAATGAGCCCGCGTGGGTAAGTGACAACGCCCTGTTCATGAGCGAACTGAAGAAACCTGCTGACGTTGGCTACGTGGCGCTCTGCCTGACCGGCTTGCGTCTGAACCGTTTTCGGTCGGGTGGTGCACAACCTCTGGTCAATCAGCAGATCGTCGGCAATCTGGTCATCCCGTTTCCGCCTGTAGTGACCCAACGCGAAGTCGTGGTTCAACAGGAAACGATTGTCGCATGCCGCAAGGCGGTGAAACGAAAGATGTGTGCTGCTCGACAGCTTGCATCGGAGTTGATGGGCATGATGGAGTGCGTGCGATGACATTCACCGAATCCAACACCATCGAAGCCTACATCCGCGACCGGCTGGCTCGCGGGACGCGGATACCGAGGCACGGCATGATGGCCGAAGCAGACGCGGACTATGGCGGTCTCGGGTGGATGTTTGCGCCGCCCGCCGACGTGCCACGGCAGCCGCAAGATGTCCTGGTTGAGCCCTGGGTGCGTGAGGCCTTAATCCGGCTGAATCCGGAAATCGCAGCCCGGCCTGATCGAGCAGACGATGTCCTTTACAAGCTACGCGCCATAATCCTGGGCGTGCGAAGTGACGGACTGGTCAAGGCTAATGAGGAGTTTGCCGCGTGGTTGACAGGTGAGCGGTCTATGCCCTTTGGAAAGAACGACGAGCATGTCACAATCCGGCTGCTCGACTTTGTCGACATGGCGCAGAACGAATTTGTCGTCACAACGCAATTCACTTTCCGGGCGGGTGCGTCGGAAAAGCGGGCGGATTTGGTCTTGTTGATCAATGGTATTCCATTAGTGGTGATTGAAGCGAAAACTCCGGTCCGGGCCAGTCAGAGCTGGTTGGACGGGGCTATTCAGATTCATGATGACTATGAGCGTAATGTGCCGGAACTATTTGTGCCGAATTTGTTGTCGGTCGCTACAGAAGGCAAGGAATTCCGCTATGGATCCATTGGGCTGCCTGTGGAGCTGTGGGGTCCATGGCGTATTGAATCTGAGGTTAAAACGCCGGTTCTTGAACAGGTAGCAAGGGGAGTGGATTCTCTTCTGCGACCTCATGTATTGCTCGATCTTCTGGCTAACTTCACCTGTTATGCAACGGACAAGAAGAAGCGGCGGATTAAAATTGTTTCTCGCTATCAGCAATACGACGGTGCAAACAAAATCGTCGAGCGTGTGGTGGCCGGGTATCCTAAGAAGGGCTTAATCTGGCATTTCCAGGGTTCGGGCAAGTCGCTTCTGATGCTCTTTGCGGCGCGTAAGCTGCGCCTGCATCCGGCCTTGAAAAACCCAACAGTCATGATCGTGGTGGATCGAATTGATCTCGACACCCAGATCTCAAGCACGTTCTATGCCGCCGATACACCAAACCTGATTAAGGCAGACAGTCGGGCGGAACTACACCGTTTATTGGAACAGGATGTGCGTAAGATAATCATCACGACGATATTTAAATTTGGCGAGGCTGAGGGCATCCTCAACCCTCGAAGCAACATTATCGCCATGGTGGACGAAGCGCACCGGACCCAGGAAGGGGATTTAGGGCGGAAGATGCGCGAGGCACTGCCGAACGCATTCCTGTTCGGTCTGACCGGGACGCCGATCAATCGTGCCGATCGAAACACATTCTATGCCTTCGGGGCTGAAGAGGATGATGCGGGATATATGAGCCGTTATGGCTTTGAGGAGTCCATCCGGGACGGCGCCACCAAACCGCTGCATTTCGAGCCGCGTATGCTTGAGATGCATATTGATAAAGAAGCGATTGACCAAGCATTCAAAGAACTTACCGGACATCTCACCGATCTCGACAGGG encodes the following:
- a CDS encoding class I SAM-dependent DNA methyltransferase — translated: MSLTLQNLKSHLWNCAEILRGSAVDRTDWKAYILPLLFFKRICDVWDEEQAEAAKLFGDADPVNFPEVHRFNVPEGCHWRDVRETPANVGAALSRAMREIERANPDTLYRVFGAADWGNREMLTDEILKDLIEGLSEVSLGNSEASSDILGNAYEYLIGKFADITKRKKAGEFYTPRSVVRMMIDILDPKESESIYDPACGTGGMLLAAIEHVKRAGGDPRTFFGKLYGQEKNLTTASIARMNLVLHGIEDFRIVREDTLRNPAFTDSSTGGLATFDCVIANPPFSLKEWGREIWESDPWGRAAFGLPPESYGDYAWVQHMVASMAERTGRMAVVLPQGALFRKGAEGQIRRKLLERDLFEVVIGLAPNIFYGTGLAPAVVILRGAKPPSREGKVFIVDASGLMRKGRAQNYLDPEHAKQIVQWIKEFRDVENRARVVGLEEIKAEDWTLNISRYVMPSVGEDIPPLPEAVTAFKKALAEARAAEDRLRDVLTSGGWLK
- a CDS encoding DUF262 domain-containing protein translates to MKDAQKPDHISLNALVERLKEGRFVIPDFQRDFEWRPWDIKELMRSIFLDYYIGSLLLWKGKKENFDALSCEIIYGFKDKTGQQAWNCGFGEPEHIVLDGQQRLTALYYAFVAPNVPLPKRANRAVFFVNVEKFINEEYDVAFHYEWLSRRLAKILGSPEAQYAEHLFPLSIVGTGGWALANWAQGYENYWKEARMQAERNGDVSALEKAKLNEQNAKSFSIHLKGITEQYQISYIELDKDLAVDKVCDIFTQINSKGIRLDVFDLMNALLKPKGLQLKLMWRKAAPRLEFVDSGKMNVYVLQIMSILCQSYCSPKYLYYLLPGQEKQIRDDDGKIRKEILISDIKEFQKKWSHAVNSLEDSINMLKHPHEFGVSSSQYLPYVSILPVFAALQAACKDLPANQQLNAQRKIRHWYWASVFINRYSGSVESTSARDFIDIRAWMDDEDATPALLHEFHDRFRSLELKKETKKGTSVYNGIFNLLVIQGARDWMTGNVPQYGDLDDHHIVPISRATDLLKGIAVHTILNRTPLTAETNRKIIRNRLPNEYLPDLIADNSETQVRAILESHFISSFAMDILLRDPFGPDDYDAFITERQRTILEAVENLLIKERLDLSPSLRELDQNVEKTELDLRKCIIDTLGNEPGRLPQHIAQKIYEKIQKAAKKNAAIDLENYHALKAKLEFADLRDLQEIITSQVTWHEFQSRFANKETLNIKFDQLAELRNSIRHSRAVDDVKRKEGEAAILWFRQVLNK
- a CDS encoding class I SAM-dependent DNA methyltransferase; its protein translation is MTGQISQRELESYLWGAANLLRGLIDAGDYKQYIFPLLFFKRLSDVWDEEYEIALKETKDENYARATANDRFTIPDGAHWSDVRSASRDVGRALLNAFRAIEAANLPRLTGVFGNASWTDKAQMPDETLKNLIEHFSQQALSLSAVPEDELGNAYEYLIKQFADDSGHTAQEFYTNRTLVHLMTQMLEPKIGERIYDPTVGTGGMLISALAEVKRRGGDVRTLGLYGQELIQITAAIARMNLVLHGVEDFEIAAGNTLSNPSFTEKDRLRTFDVILANPPYSIKKWNREAWQNDPWGRNFLGTPPQGRADYAFFQHILKSLDPKTGRCAILFPHGVLFRNEEADMRSKLVEADLLECVLGLGPNLFYNSPMEACVVICRTQKSPARHGKVLFIDAVREVARERAQSFLKAEHQARILAAYKAFADEPGFAKVASTEEILEKDGNLSIPRYVRPAENINEKDDRDGQDLKQIWETFETNGREFWLQMDDLVEMLDGVVVGETDDA
- a CDS encoding restriction endonuclease subunit S, producing MLEKLKRGWTRVAFGDVVRLCRERSSRPVENGFDRYVGLEHLSPGDLKIRQWGNAADGTTFTNVFRAGHVLFGKRRAYQRKLAVADFDGVCSGDIYVLESADSKSLLPELLPFICLTDRFFEYAIGTSAGSLSPRTNWSSLAKFEFALPPLYEQRRIAEVLGACCSLTERLHLSLEALERLGLSFGADVLSRSNCPTCRISDIARFRSGDGILVSQLPKARSGENPVPVLGGNGIAGYTTTPMDAVPHQTIVIGRVGEYCGAVHLVNEPAWVSDNALFMSELKKPADVGYVALCLTGLRLNRFRSGGAQPLVNQQIVGNLVIPFPPVVTQREVVVQQETIVACRKAVKRKMCAARQLASELMGMMECVR
- a CDS encoding type I restriction endonuclease subunit R, giving the protein MTFTESNTIEAYIRDRLARGTRIPRHGMMAEADADYGGLGWMFAPPADVPRQPQDVLVEPWVREALIRLNPEIAARPDRADDVLYKLRAIILGVRSDGLVKANEEFAAWLTGERSMPFGKNDEHVTIRLLDFVDMAQNEFVVTTQFTFRAGASEKRADLVLLINGIPLVVIEAKTPVRASQSWLDGAIQIHDDYERNVPELFVPNLLSVATEGKEFRYGSIGLPVELWGPWRIESEVKTPVLEQVARGVDSLLRPHVLLDLLANFTCYATDKKKRRIKIVSRYQQYDGANKIVERVVAGYPKKGLIWHFQGSGKSLLMLFAARKLRLHPALKNPTVMIVVDRIDLDTQISSTFYAADTPNLIKADSRAELHRLLEQDVRKIIITTIFKFGEAEGILNPRSNIIAMVDEAHRTQEGDLGRKMREALPNAFLFGLTGTPINRADRNTFYAFGAEEDDAGYMSRYGFEESIRDGATKPLHFEPRMLEMHIDKEAIDQAFKELTGHLTDLDRDQLAKTAAKMAVLVKSPERVQKICADISWHFQEKVAPAGFGAQVVTFDRESCVLYKKALDEYLPTEVSDIVMTVNSGESKYAAYDRDRDAEEILLDRFRDPADPLKMLIVTSKLLTGFDAPILQTMYLDKPLRDHTLLQAICRTNRPYGETKTHGLIVDYLGVFDDVAQAIQFDEEGITRVVANISELKAKLPEAVQKCLAYFAGVDRTMTGYEGLIAAQDCVPNNDMRDRYAADFSYLSRLWEAISPDPVLSRYETDYRWLSQVYESLKPSSGSGRLLWHALGAKTIELIHEHVHVDAIRDDLETLVFDAELLEAVLQGSDPNRKAKEIEIKVSRWLRKRLHDPRFKPLGERLENLKEKHERGLMTSVEFLKELLNLARDVVVIERTQPPVEREAKGKAALTELFEEAKNSETPIIVERVVNDIDEIVRYVRFDGWQNTHAGEREVKLALRKTLFKYRLHQDQELFDKAYGYIREYY